CCGGGCGGCGCTGCGCAGGGCGTCGGGTGCCGGGCCGTCGCCGTCGACGCGCAGCGGGCGGCCGTCGCCGCCGCCGGCCTGCGGCGGCTCCGGGTCGGCCGGCGGGCCGGCGCCGTCGCCCTCGTAGGCGTACCAGCCGGCGCCCGTCTTGCGACCCAGGCGCCCCGCGGCGACCATCCGCGCGGCCAGCGGGCTCGGGCGGTAGCGCGGCTCGCCGTAGGTCTGGCGGTGGAAGCCCTCGGCGACCGCGTGGTTGGTCTCGATGCCGATGAGGTCCATGAGCTCGAACGGGCCCATCCGGAAGCCGCCGGCCATGCGCATGACGCGGTCGACCTGCTCGACGGTCGCCTGGCCCTCCTGGACCACGCGCAGCGCCTCGAGGAAGAACGGGCGGTTGACGCGGTTGACGAGGAAGCCCGGGATGTCGGCGGCGTCGATGACGCGCTTGCCCATCGCCTCCCCCACCGCGCGGGCGACGGCCACGACGTCGGGCGCGGTCGCGACGCCCGGGACGACCTCGGCCAGGCGCATGACCGGCGCCGGGTTGAAGAAGTGCAGGCCGACGACGCGCTCGGGCCGCGGCACGCCGGCCGCGATCTCGGTCACCCCCAGCGACGACGTGTTCGTCGCCAGGACGCAGTCCGCGCCGCAGAGCTCGGCGAGCCGGCCGAAGAGCTCGAGCTTGAGCTCCAGGCGCTCGGGGACGGCCTCGATCACCATGCCGCAGCCGGCGAGCTCCTCGAGCCGGCCGGCGGGCTCGACGCGGGCGCGCAGCGCCGCCGCCTCCTCGGCGCTCAGGCGCCCCTTGGCCACGAGCTTGCCCAGCCCGCGCTCGATCGTCGCCAGGCCGCGCTGGAGCCCCTCGGGGACGGCGTCGAAGAGCCGCACGCGCGCGCCCGCCTGCGCGGCGAGCTGCGCGATGCCCGCGCCCATCGTCCCCGCACCCACGACGCCGATGACGTCGGGGACCCGCGCGCTCACCGGTCGAGCTCCTCGCGGGCCAGCACGCCGTCGTCGCGCCAGCGGTGCAGCGACGGGTCCAGGAAGCGGTGCAGGGCGCCGTCGGGCAGCCACGCCAGCGTCTCGAGCTCGAGGGCATCGAGGAACCCCACGTGGCCGGTGCGCAGGTCCTCGACGCGCAGCCGCGGCCCGTTGCCCTCGTGGTCGATGCTCAGGGAGACCGCCGCGAACTCGCTGACGACCTCGCCGACCGGCTCGGCCTCGCCGCGCATGCTCAGATGAGGAACGACAGCGTGTACAGGGCCCGGTCGTTGTCGACGAGCATGACCTTCTTGAAGGCCATCCGCAGCTCGCCGTCGACCTCGCGCAGCCCGTACTCGTACCGGCCCGCCCAGTGCGTCGTCCCGCGCTCGCGCGACTCGACCACCAGGAAGTTGGCCCCCACGCGGACCTGCCCGTCGACCTCGGGGTCGGGGCCGAGCAGCTCGACGTTGGTCACCAGCCGGCGCACGCGCGAGGGCGGCGTGGCGGCGTGGCGCTTGCCGGTGTGGAACTGCTTGACGCGCGTGGCGATCCGCGCGCGGTTGTCGAAGATCACCGACATCTGCCGCGTCGGGTCGATGTCGTCGCCGTTGGCGGGCACCCAGTAGATCGCGTCGTCGGTCCACAGGGCCTCCCACGCGTCGTAGTCGTGGTCGTCGGCGTAGCGCGCCTCCCGGAAGAGGAACTGCTCGACGTCGCGCAGGTCGATCCCGACCGCGGGCGTCGCCGCCACTAGACCGCCTCCATCAGCGACCGGTAGTGGCGCCAGATGCCGCGCTGGGGCACCTCGTCCGTCGCGTCCCCGATGAGGAAGCCGCGCTCGTCGTGGCGCTCGCGGTGCACCCCGCGCTTGAGGACGAGCCACTCGGGGTCCTTGGCCAGCACGCCGCGCTGGTTGCGCTCGTACATCTCCGAGTCGTCGGCGAGCAGGAAGCCCGCCGGCCCGACGGACCCGATCGTCTGCTGCAGCATCCGCCGGTTCATGTCCGGGCAGCCCCCGTACTGGACGGCGGTCACGTGCTGCACGGTCTGGTCGACGGCCAGCGGCTGCAGGACGAAGAGCTGGATCTCGGCGATGAAGAGGTTCGGGAAGACCATGACGTGCGGGGAGCCGTCGATGAGCACCTCGCGCGCCCTGTCCTTGCCGTAGGCGTCCTCCATCTGGCGCACGTAGTCCGGGACCTTCTCGGGCTTCGTGCCGAACCACCCCAGGGGCTGGCCGATGCGCCGGAACTCGGGCCGCAGGTCGTTCTCGGTGTGGCCGTTGCCCAGGTCGCGCGCCACCGCGGTCGACTTCTCGCCGTAGAGGTCGCCGATGCCGCTGTCGGCCACGCTGAAGATCGACGAGTGGACGAACTGCGGGTGGTAGCCGTCGGTCTCGTTCTCCAGCAGCATCTTCCAGTTGGCCTTGACCTTGTGCTGGAGCCAGCCGGCGGTCAGCTCGACCTCGCCCGTCGGCGAGAGCGCGACGAGCCGGTCGAAGGCCTCGCGAGCGGCGCCGAGGTGCTCGAGCAGCGTCGGCCCCTCCTCGGCGAAGGAGCCGAAGACGAAGCCCTGGTACTGGGCGACGCGCGGGACGCGGCCGAGGCCGAGGTCCTTCTTGGCCTCGCGCCCGCCGTAGCCGCTGTTGAAGGGGTACCCGAGCAGCTTGCCGGTGTTGGAGAACGTCCAGCCGTGGTAGGGGCAGCGGAACGCGCTCGAGTTGCCGCGGGGCGCGTCGCAGACGAGGTTGGCCCGGTGGGTGCAGCGGTTGAGCAGCAGGTGGATCTCGCCCTGCTTGTCGCGGGACATGATCACCGGCTGCGGGCCGAGGGACTTCAGGACGTAGTCGTTGGGCTCGGGCACCTCGGACACGTGCCCGACGTAGACCCACTCGCGGTACCAGATGCGCTCGAGCTCGGCCTGGTAGATCGCGGGGTCGGTGTAGAGCGACCCGTGCACGCGGTCGTGCTCGATCAGGTCCGCCCAGGGCGTGAGGGGCTCGACGGCGGTCATGGTGCTCCTACGATCGTACATGCTGTCCAGACACCTCGCGTGGAGTTGTCGTCCGATCGGCGGCGGGCACGAGCGCGAACAGCGCCTGCGCGACGGCGTCGGCCGCCGCGGTCGTCCCGCCGGCCAGCCGGCGGGCATGCTCGGCGCGCCGGTAGGTCAGCGAGGCGTCGTGCTCCCACGTGGCACCGACGCCGCCGTGGACGAAGATGCTCTCCAGCGCGCAGAAGCCCAGGGCGTCGGCGGCGGTCACCCGCGCGGCGTTGGCGGTGAGGGCGAAGCGCTCGCGCTCCTCGTCCCACTGGCGCGCGGCGGCGATGACGACCGACCGCGCACCCTCGGTGCGCCGCAGCATCTCCACCAGCTTGTGCTTGATCGCCTGGTAGGAGCCGATCGGCCGGCCGAAGGCGACGCGGTCCACCGCGTAGTCGCGCGCGAGCTCCAGCGCCGCC
The DNA window shown above is from Conexibacter sp. SYSU D00693 and carries:
- a CDS encoding 3-hydroxyacyl-CoA dehydrogenase, yielding MSARVPDVIGVVGAGTMGAGIAQLAAQAGARVRLFDAVPEGLQRGLATIERGLGKLVAKGRLSAEEAAALRARVEPAGRLEELAGCGMVIEAVPERLELKLELFGRLAELCGADCVLATNTSSLGVTEIAAGVPRPERVVGLHFFNPAPVMRLAEVVPGVATAPDVVAVARAVGEAMGKRVIDAADIPGFLVNRVNRPFFLEALRVVQEGQATVEQVDRVMRMAGGFRMGPFELMDLIGIETNHAVAEGFHRQTYGEPRYRPSPLAARMVAAGRLGRKTGAGWYAYEGDGAGPPADPEPPQAGGGDGRPLRVDGDGPAPDALRSAARAAGWDVGDHDDPWLWVGRDAVLVDGASLHLAAPEAAGLHLLAPFDGARLVELTRTPRTDPVAAERLDALVRSLGRVPEWVGDGPGLVLGRIVAQLVNEAAFLVGAGDGTPDDVDAGLELGVNHPRGPVAWSEATGTAQVVRILDGLFAELHEERYRVAPLLRRRAAIGMGLRDVEAPVAPTAPRTAAAASP
- a CDS encoding aromatic-ring-hydroxylating dioxygenase subunit beta, whose translation is MAATPAVGIDLRDVEQFLFREARYADDHDYDAWEALWTDDAIYWVPANGDDIDPTRQMSVIFDNRARIATRVKQFHTGKRHAATPPSRVRRLVTNVELLGPDPEVDGQVRVGANFLVVESRERGTTHWAGRYEYGLREVDGELRMAFKKVMLVDNDRALYTLSFLI
- a CDS encoding Rieske 2Fe-2S domain-containing protein, with product MTAVEPLTPWADLIEHDRVHGSLYTDPAIYQAELERIWYREWVYVGHVSEVPEPNDYVLKSLGPQPVIMSRDKQGEIHLLLNRCTHRANLVCDAPRGNSSAFRCPYHGWTFSNTGKLLGYPFNSGYGGREAKKDLGLGRVPRVAQYQGFVFGSFAEEGPTLLEHLGAAREAFDRLVALSPTGEVELTAGWLQHKVKANWKMLLENETDGYHPQFVHSSIFSVADSGIGDLYGEKSTAVARDLGNGHTENDLRPEFRRIGQPLGWFGTKPEKVPDYVRQMEDAYGKDRAREVLIDGSPHVMVFPNLFIAEIQLFVLQPLAVDQTVQHVTAVQYGGCPDMNRRMLQQTIGSVGPAGFLLADDSEMYERNQRGVLAKDPEWLVLKRGVHRERHDERGFLIGDATDEVPQRGIWRHYRSLMEAV